The following proteins are encoded in a genomic region of Brachypodium distachyon strain Bd21 chromosome 1, Brachypodium_distachyon_v3.0, whole genome shotgun sequence:
- the LOC100833611 gene encoding probable cellulose synthase A catalytic subunit 8 [UDP-forming] isoform X1, which produces MDVDAGAVKSGRHGGGQVCQICGDGVGTTADGEVFAPCDVCGFPVCRPCYEYERKDGTQACPQCKTKYKRHKGSPAIRGEEGDDTDADDGSDFNYPASGTEDEKQKIADRMRSWRMNAGGSGDVGRSIGLAKYDSGEIGLSKYDSGEIPRGYIPSVTNSQISGEIPGASPDHHMMSPTGNIGKRVPFPYVNHSPNPSREFSGSIGNVAWKERVDGWKMKQDKGAIPMTNGTSIAPSEGRGAADDASTEYNMEDALLNDETRQPLSRKVPLPSSRINPYRMVIVLRLVILSIFLHYRITNPVRNAYPLWLLSVICEIWFALSWILDQFPKWFPINRETYLDRLALRYDREGEPSQLAAVDIFVSTVDPMKEPPIVTANTVLSILAVDYPVDKVSCYVSDDGAAMLTFDALAETSEFARKWVPFVKKYNIEPRAPEWYFCQKIDYLKDKVHPSFVKDRRAMKREYEEFKIRINGLVAKATKVPEEGWIMQDGTPWPGNNTRDHPGMIQVFLGHSGGLDTEGNELPRLVYVSREKRPGFQHHKKAGAMNALVRVSAVLTNGQYMLNLDCDHYINNSKAIREAMCFLMDPNLGRGVCYVQFPQRFDGIDRNDRYANRNTVFFDINLRGLDGIQGPVYVGTGCVFNRTAIYGYEPPIKPKKGGFLSSLCGGKKKASKSKKKSSDKKKSNKHVDSSVPVFNLEDIEEGVEGAGFDDEKSLLMSQMSLEKRFGQSAAFVASTLMEYGGVPQSSTPESLLKEAIHVISCGYEDKSEWGTEIGWIYGSVTEDILTGFKMHARGWRSIYCMPKRPAFKGSAPINLSDRLNQVLRWALGSVEILFSRHCPLWYGYGGRLKFLERFAYINTTIYPLTSIPLLVYCILPAICLLTGKFIMPEISNFASIWFISLFISIFATGILEMRWSGVGIDEWWRNEQFWVIGGISAHLFAVFQGLLKVLAGIDTNFTVTSKANDEEGDFAELYMFKWTTLLIPPTTILIINLVGVVAGISYAINSGYQSWGPLFGKLFFAFWVIVHLYPFLKGLMGKQNRTPTIVIVWAILLASIFSLLWVRVDPFTTRVSGPNIQTCGINC; this is translated from the exons ATGGACGTCGACGCGGGTGCCGTG AAGTCTGGGAGGCACGGGGGCGGGCAGGTGTGCCAGATctgcggcgacggcgtgggcACCACGGCGGACGGCGAGGTGTTCGCCCCGTGCGACGTCTGCGGCTTCCCGGTATGCCGGCCGTGCTACGAGTACGAgcgcaaggacggcacccaGGCGTGCCCGCAGTGCAAGACCAAGTACAAGCGCCATAAAG GGAGCCCAGCGATCCGTGGGGAGGAGGGTGATGATACTGATGCTGATGATGGCAGTGACTTCAACTACCCTGCATCTGGCACCGAGGACGAGAAGCAGAAGATCGCTGATAGGATGCGCAGCTGGCGCATGAATGCAGGGGGTAGTGGGGATGTTGGCCGTTCTATCGGGCTCGCCAAGTATGACAGCGGCGAGATCGGGCTCTCCAAGTATGACAGTGGCGAGATCCCCCGGGGATACATCCCTTCCGTGACTAATAGCCAG ATCTCAGGAGAAATCCCTGGAGCTTCCCCTGATCATCATATGATGTCCCCTACAGGGAACATTGGCAAACGTGTTCCATTTCCCTATGTGAACCATTCAC CAAATCCGTCAAGGGAGTTCTCTGGTAGTATTGGGAATGTTGCCTGGAAAGAGAGAGTTGATGGCTGGAAAATGAAGCAGGACAAGGGTGCAATTCCCATGACTAATGGCACAAGCATTGCTCCCTCTGAAGGCCGGGGAGCTGCTGATGATGCATCTACTGAATACAACATGGAAGACGCTTTACT GAATGATGAAACTCGGCAGCCTCTGTCTAGAAAAGTTCCCCTTCCTTCATCAAGAATAAATCCATACAGAATGGTTATTGTTCTGCGATTGGTTATTCTAAGCATCTTCCTGCACTACCGTATCACGAATCCTGTGCGTAATGCATACCCGCTGTGGCTTTTATCTGTCATATGCGAGATCTGGTTTGCTTTATCCTGGATATTGGATCAGTTCCCAAAGTGGTTTCCAATCAACCGTGAGACCTACCTTGATAGACTGGCTTTAAG GTATGACAGAGAAGGTGAACCATCTCAGTTGGCTGCTGTTGACATTTTTGTCAGTACGGTCGACCCCATGAAGGAGCCACCTATTGTCACTGCCAACACTGTGCTATCAATTCTTGCTGTTGATTATCCTGTGGACAAGGTCTCTTGCTATGTATCTGATGATGGAGCTGCAATGCTGACCTTTGACGCATTGGCTGAGACTTCAGAGTTTGCTAGGAAATGGGTGCCATTCGTTAAGAAGTATAACATTGAACCAAGAGCTCCTGAGTGGTACTTTTGCCAGAAAATTGATTACTTGAAAGACAAAGTTCACCCTTCATTTGTTAAAGACCGCCGTGCCATGAAG AGAGAATATGAAGAATTTAAAATTAGGATAAATGGCCTAGTTGCTAAGGCAACGAAAGTCCCTGAGGAAGGATGGATCATGCAAGATGGTACACCATGGCCAGGAAACAATACCAGGGACCATCCTGGAATGATTCAG GTTTTCCTTGGTCACAGTGGTGGCCTTGATACTGAGGGTAATGAGCTCCCCCGTTTGGTTTATGTATCTCGTGAGAAGCGTCCTGGATTCCAGCATCACAAGAAAGCTGGCGCCATGAATGCTCTT GTCCGTGTCTCTGCTGTCCTTACTAATGGGCAATACATGTTGAATCTTGATTGTGATCACTACATCAACAACAGCAAGGCTATCCGGGAAGCTATGTGTTTCCTTATGGATCCAAACCTAGGAAGGGGTGTCTGTTATGTTCAGTTCCCACAAAGATTCGATGGTATTGATAGGAATGATCGATATGCAAACAGGAACACTGTGTTTTTTGAT ATTAACTTGAGGGGTCTTGATGGTATTCAAGGACCAGTTTACGTCGGAACTGGTTGTGTTTTCAACAGAACAGCTATCTATGGTTATGAACCCCCAATTAAGCCGAAGAAGGGAGGTTTCTTGTCATCACTATGTGGGGGCAAGAAAAAGGCAAGCAAGTCAAAGAAAAAGAGCTCAGATAAGAAAAAGTCAAACAAGCATGTGGACAGTTCTGTCCCAGTATTCAACCTCGAAGACATAGAGGAGGGTGTTGAAG GTGCTGGATTTGATGATGAGAAATCACTTCTTATGTCTCAAATGAGCCTGGAGAAGAGATTTGGACAGTCCGCAGCTTTTGTTGCCTCCACTTTGATGGAATATGGTGGCGTTCCTCAGTCCTCAACTCCAGAATCTCTTTTGAAAGAAGCTATCCATGTCATAAGTTGTGGCTATGAGGACAAGTCTGAATGGGGAACTGAG ATCGGGTGGATCTATGGTTCTGTTACAGAAGATATTCTCACCGGATTCAAGATGCATGCGCGAGGCTGGCGGTCAATCTACTGCATGCCTAAGCGCCCAGCTTTCAAGGGATCTGCCCCCATCAATCTTTCAGATCGTCTGAACCAAGTGCTCCGGTGGGCTCTTGGTTCTGTTGAGATTCTTTTCAGCCGGCATTGCCCCTTATGGTATGGCTACGGAGGACGCCTCAAGTTCCTGGAGAGATTTGCTTACATCAACACCACCATTTACCCACTTACGTCGATCCCACTTCTAGTCTATTGTATATTGCCTGCTATCTGTCTGCTCACCGGGAAGTTCATCATGCCAGAG ATTAGCAACTTTGCCAGTATCTGGTTCATTTCTCTCTTCATTTCAATTTTCGCCACCGGTATCCTTGAGATGAGGTGGAGTGGCGTTGGCATCGACGAGTGGTGGAGGAATGAACAGTTCTGGGTTATTGGAGGTATCTCTGCCCATCTGTTTGCTGTCTTTCAGGGTCTCCTGAAGGTGCTTGCCGGCATCGACACCAACTTCACTGTCACCTCAAAGGCTAATGATGAAGAAGGTGACTTTGCTGAGCTCTACATGTTCAAGTGGACGACGCTCCTCATTCCTCCAACGACCATTTTGATCATTAACCTGGTCGGTGTCGTTGCTGGTATCTCCTACGCCATCAACAGTGGTTACCAATCATGGGGGCCGCTCTTTGGGAAGCTCTTCTTTGCGTTCTGGGTGATTGTTCACTTATACCCATTCCTCAAGGGTCTTATGGGTAAGCAGAACCGCACACCGACAATTGTCATCGTCTGGGCTATTCTCCTTGCTTCAATTTTCTCCTTGCTGTGGGTTCGCGTTGATCCGTTTACCACCCGTGTCAGTGGCCCGAATATCCAAACCTGTGGCATCAACTGCTAG
- the LOC100841799 gene encoding remorin 4.1 translates to MAESVQQQRLATPSAPAEDEVDVDADGTTFRDIHPSPAPPPPLRQPSWDAASQRSLSSYSDEQFMATMSREFTAMVDAGDTYYSASAGGASNSSDLQLARIGEHEPPSAERNPLAIVTTEEEDTTSCPPPAPAPAAATSTEVVEVRQVKKEEAEAKVAAWQAEEVAKVNNKFKREEVVINGWETQQIQKATAHLNKIERKLEEERAKAMEKAQNEVARARRKAEERRASAEAARGTKTAKVMELANFMKAVGRVPTKRSFFSFS, encoded by the exons ATGGCGGAGAgcgtgcagcagcagcggctggCGACGCCGTCGGCCCCGGCGGAGGACGAGGTCGACGTGGACGCCGACGGCACGACTTTCCGCGACATCCACCCGtccccggccccgccgccgccgctgcgccaGCCTTCCTGGGACGCGGCCAGCCAGCGCTCGCTCTCCTCCTACTCGGACGAGCAGTTCATGGCCACCATGAGCCGCGAGTTCACCGCCATGGTGGACGCGGGGGACACCTACtactccgcctccgccgggggCGCCAGCAACAGCAGCGACCTGCAGCTCGCGCGCATCGGCGAGCACGAGCCGCCGTCGGCGGAGAGGAACCCGCTGGCCATCGTgacgacggaggaggaagacaccACCAGCTgcccgccgcctgcgcctgcgcctgcgGCAGCGACGTCGAcggaggtggtggaggtgcGGCAGgtgaagaaggaggaggcggaggcgaaggtggcggcgtggcaggcggaggaggtggccaAGGTCAACAACAAGTTCAAGCGGGAGGAGGTCGTCATCAACGGCTGGGAGACCCAGCAGATCCAAAAGGCCACCGCCCACCTCAACAAGATCGAG AggaagctggaggaggagcgggccAAGGCGATGGAGAAAGCGCAGAACGAAGTGGCCCGGGCGCGGCggaaggcggaggagaggcGGGCGTCGGCGGAAGCGGCGCGCGGGACCAAGACGGCCAAGGTCATGGAGCTCGCCAACTTCATGAAGGCCGTCGGCAGGGTGCCCACCAAGCgatccttcttctccttctcctag
- the LOC100833304 gene encoding uncharacterized protein LOC100833304 encodes MMTPLVPGLPDDLVEEILLRFPPDEPGSLIRACLVSKPWRHLLTGAAFLASYRKFHRQTPPMLGFLHRLYDEEPCVSRFVPTTAFRPPRPDRRCWYALDARHGRALFYDSESHPTPSFVVWDPVTDCQRKIPLPELPQAWNAAVLCAVDGCDHLDCHGDDPFLVAFLGTDKMEGFRLTTACVYSSEIRAWSDTTPFEHPDAAVQMQPGVLVGSALCFLCEQSKRILQYDLLSRELSVIDLPNVHGSSIVLMTVEDGTLGFACMEESRVFLWSMEVVDDGAAAWVEHRVFEMQTLIPPRALMITPDVVGFAEGIGIIFLRTIVGLFTLELKSGRVRKVSTRGSLCTAIPYVSFYNPDRAICQLPQAHDQ; translated from the exons ATGATGACGCCCTTGGTGCCGGGGCTGCCGGACGATCTCGTTGAGGAGATCCTCCTCCGCTTCCCGCCCGACGAGCCGGGAAGCCTGATCCGCGCGTGCCTCGTCAGCAAACCCTGGCGCCACCTCCTCACGGGCGCCGCCTTCCTCGCGAGCTACCGCAAATTCCACCGCCAAACCCCGCCCATGCTGGGGTTCCTCCACCGCCTCTACGACGAGGAGCCCTGCGTGTCCCGGTTCGTGCCCACCACGGCCTTccgcccgccccgccccgACCGCCGATGCTGGTACGCCCTCGACGcccgccacggccgcgccctCTTCTACGACTCGGAGAGTCACCCCACGCCGTCCTTCGTCGTCTGGGACCCCGTCACCGACTGCCAGCGGAAGATCCCTCTCCCCGAGTTGCCTCAAGCGTGGAACGCCGCGGTGCTCTGCGCCGTCGACGGCTGCGACCACCTCGACTGCCATGGTGATGACCCTTTCCTTGTGGCGTTCCTGGGCACCGACAAAATGGAGGGGTTTAGGCTCACCACCGCCTGCGTCTACTCGTCGGAGATTAGGGCATGGAGCGACACCACCCCATTTGAACACCCAGATGCCGCTGTCCAGATGCAGCCCGGTGTCCTTGTGGGGAGTGCACTCTGCTTCCTCTGCGAGCAGAGCAAGAGGATTCTGCAGTACGACTTGCTCAGCAGGGAATTGTCGGTGATCGACCTGCCGAATGTGCACGGCAGTAGCATTGTCCTCATGACAGTGGAGGATGGCACTCTGGggtttgcatgcatggaagaATCCAGAGTCTTCCTTTGGTCGATGGAAGTCGTTGACGATGGAGCTGCAGCATGGGTGGAGCATAGAGTTTTCGAGATGCAGACTCTGATACCCCCTCGTGCTCTCATGATCACACCCGATGTGGTTGGCTTCGCTGAGGGGATTGGTATCATTTTTCTGAGGACAATTGTTGGTTTATTCACACTTGAGCTCAAGTCAGGCCGAGTAAGGAAGGTTTCCACCAGGGGAAGTCTCTGCACTGCCATTCCCTACGTGAGCTTCTACAATCCAG ATCGTGCTATTTGCCAGTTGCCACAAGCTCATGACCAGTAA
- the LOC100833611 gene encoding probable cellulose synthase A catalytic subunit 8 [UDP-forming] isoform X2 — MDVDAGAVSGRHGGGQVCQICGDGVGTTADGEVFAPCDVCGFPVCRPCYEYERKDGTQACPQCKTKYKRHKGSPAIRGEEGDDTDADDGSDFNYPASGTEDEKQKIADRMRSWRMNAGGSGDVGRSIGLAKYDSGEIGLSKYDSGEIPRGYIPSVTNSQISGEIPGASPDHHMMSPTGNIGKRVPFPYVNHSPNPSREFSGSIGNVAWKERVDGWKMKQDKGAIPMTNGTSIAPSEGRGAADDASTEYNMEDALLNDETRQPLSRKVPLPSSRINPYRMVIVLRLVILSIFLHYRITNPVRNAYPLWLLSVICEIWFALSWILDQFPKWFPINRETYLDRLALRYDREGEPSQLAAVDIFVSTVDPMKEPPIVTANTVLSILAVDYPVDKVSCYVSDDGAAMLTFDALAETSEFARKWVPFVKKYNIEPRAPEWYFCQKIDYLKDKVHPSFVKDRRAMKREYEEFKIRINGLVAKATKVPEEGWIMQDGTPWPGNNTRDHPGMIQVFLGHSGGLDTEGNELPRLVYVSREKRPGFQHHKKAGAMNALVRVSAVLTNGQYMLNLDCDHYINNSKAIREAMCFLMDPNLGRGVCYVQFPQRFDGIDRNDRYANRNTVFFDINLRGLDGIQGPVYVGTGCVFNRTAIYGYEPPIKPKKGGFLSSLCGGKKKASKSKKKSSDKKKSNKHVDSSVPVFNLEDIEEGVEGAGFDDEKSLLMSQMSLEKRFGQSAAFVASTLMEYGGVPQSSTPESLLKEAIHVISCGYEDKSEWGTEIGWIYGSVTEDILTGFKMHARGWRSIYCMPKRPAFKGSAPINLSDRLNQVLRWALGSVEILFSRHCPLWYGYGGRLKFLERFAYINTTIYPLTSIPLLVYCILPAICLLTGKFIMPEISNFASIWFISLFISIFATGILEMRWSGVGIDEWWRNEQFWVIGGISAHLFAVFQGLLKVLAGIDTNFTVTSKANDEEGDFAELYMFKWTTLLIPPTTILIINLVGVVAGISYAINSGYQSWGPLFGKLFFAFWVIVHLYPFLKGLMGKQNRTPTIVIVWAILLASIFSLLWVRVDPFTTRVSGPNIQTCGINC; from the exons ATGGACGTCGACGCGGGTGCCGTG TCTGGGAGGCACGGGGGCGGGCAGGTGTGCCAGATctgcggcgacggcgtgggcACCACGGCGGACGGCGAGGTGTTCGCCCCGTGCGACGTCTGCGGCTTCCCGGTATGCCGGCCGTGCTACGAGTACGAgcgcaaggacggcacccaGGCGTGCCCGCAGTGCAAGACCAAGTACAAGCGCCATAAAG GGAGCCCAGCGATCCGTGGGGAGGAGGGTGATGATACTGATGCTGATGATGGCAGTGACTTCAACTACCCTGCATCTGGCACCGAGGACGAGAAGCAGAAGATCGCTGATAGGATGCGCAGCTGGCGCATGAATGCAGGGGGTAGTGGGGATGTTGGCCGTTCTATCGGGCTCGCCAAGTATGACAGCGGCGAGATCGGGCTCTCCAAGTATGACAGTGGCGAGATCCCCCGGGGATACATCCCTTCCGTGACTAATAGCCAG ATCTCAGGAGAAATCCCTGGAGCTTCCCCTGATCATCATATGATGTCCCCTACAGGGAACATTGGCAAACGTGTTCCATTTCCCTATGTGAACCATTCAC CAAATCCGTCAAGGGAGTTCTCTGGTAGTATTGGGAATGTTGCCTGGAAAGAGAGAGTTGATGGCTGGAAAATGAAGCAGGACAAGGGTGCAATTCCCATGACTAATGGCACAAGCATTGCTCCCTCTGAAGGCCGGGGAGCTGCTGATGATGCATCTACTGAATACAACATGGAAGACGCTTTACT GAATGATGAAACTCGGCAGCCTCTGTCTAGAAAAGTTCCCCTTCCTTCATCAAGAATAAATCCATACAGAATGGTTATTGTTCTGCGATTGGTTATTCTAAGCATCTTCCTGCACTACCGTATCACGAATCCTGTGCGTAATGCATACCCGCTGTGGCTTTTATCTGTCATATGCGAGATCTGGTTTGCTTTATCCTGGATATTGGATCAGTTCCCAAAGTGGTTTCCAATCAACCGTGAGACCTACCTTGATAGACTGGCTTTAAG GTATGACAGAGAAGGTGAACCATCTCAGTTGGCTGCTGTTGACATTTTTGTCAGTACGGTCGACCCCATGAAGGAGCCACCTATTGTCACTGCCAACACTGTGCTATCAATTCTTGCTGTTGATTATCCTGTGGACAAGGTCTCTTGCTATGTATCTGATGATGGAGCTGCAATGCTGACCTTTGACGCATTGGCTGAGACTTCAGAGTTTGCTAGGAAATGGGTGCCATTCGTTAAGAAGTATAACATTGAACCAAGAGCTCCTGAGTGGTACTTTTGCCAGAAAATTGATTACTTGAAAGACAAAGTTCACCCTTCATTTGTTAAAGACCGCCGTGCCATGAAG AGAGAATATGAAGAATTTAAAATTAGGATAAATGGCCTAGTTGCTAAGGCAACGAAAGTCCCTGAGGAAGGATGGATCATGCAAGATGGTACACCATGGCCAGGAAACAATACCAGGGACCATCCTGGAATGATTCAG GTTTTCCTTGGTCACAGTGGTGGCCTTGATACTGAGGGTAATGAGCTCCCCCGTTTGGTTTATGTATCTCGTGAGAAGCGTCCTGGATTCCAGCATCACAAGAAAGCTGGCGCCATGAATGCTCTT GTCCGTGTCTCTGCTGTCCTTACTAATGGGCAATACATGTTGAATCTTGATTGTGATCACTACATCAACAACAGCAAGGCTATCCGGGAAGCTATGTGTTTCCTTATGGATCCAAACCTAGGAAGGGGTGTCTGTTATGTTCAGTTCCCACAAAGATTCGATGGTATTGATAGGAATGATCGATATGCAAACAGGAACACTGTGTTTTTTGAT ATTAACTTGAGGGGTCTTGATGGTATTCAAGGACCAGTTTACGTCGGAACTGGTTGTGTTTTCAACAGAACAGCTATCTATGGTTATGAACCCCCAATTAAGCCGAAGAAGGGAGGTTTCTTGTCATCACTATGTGGGGGCAAGAAAAAGGCAAGCAAGTCAAAGAAAAAGAGCTCAGATAAGAAAAAGTCAAACAAGCATGTGGACAGTTCTGTCCCAGTATTCAACCTCGAAGACATAGAGGAGGGTGTTGAAG GTGCTGGATTTGATGATGAGAAATCACTTCTTATGTCTCAAATGAGCCTGGAGAAGAGATTTGGACAGTCCGCAGCTTTTGTTGCCTCCACTTTGATGGAATATGGTGGCGTTCCTCAGTCCTCAACTCCAGAATCTCTTTTGAAAGAAGCTATCCATGTCATAAGTTGTGGCTATGAGGACAAGTCTGAATGGGGAACTGAG ATCGGGTGGATCTATGGTTCTGTTACAGAAGATATTCTCACCGGATTCAAGATGCATGCGCGAGGCTGGCGGTCAATCTACTGCATGCCTAAGCGCCCAGCTTTCAAGGGATCTGCCCCCATCAATCTTTCAGATCGTCTGAACCAAGTGCTCCGGTGGGCTCTTGGTTCTGTTGAGATTCTTTTCAGCCGGCATTGCCCCTTATGGTATGGCTACGGAGGACGCCTCAAGTTCCTGGAGAGATTTGCTTACATCAACACCACCATTTACCCACTTACGTCGATCCCACTTCTAGTCTATTGTATATTGCCTGCTATCTGTCTGCTCACCGGGAAGTTCATCATGCCAGAG ATTAGCAACTTTGCCAGTATCTGGTTCATTTCTCTCTTCATTTCAATTTTCGCCACCGGTATCCTTGAGATGAGGTGGAGTGGCGTTGGCATCGACGAGTGGTGGAGGAATGAACAGTTCTGGGTTATTGGAGGTATCTCTGCCCATCTGTTTGCTGTCTTTCAGGGTCTCCTGAAGGTGCTTGCCGGCATCGACACCAACTTCACTGTCACCTCAAAGGCTAATGATGAAGAAGGTGACTTTGCTGAGCTCTACATGTTCAAGTGGACGACGCTCCTCATTCCTCCAACGACCATTTTGATCATTAACCTGGTCGGTGTCGTTGCTGGTATCTCCTACGCCATCAACAGTGGTTACCAATCATGGGGGCCGCTCTTTGGGAAGCTCTTCTTTGCGTTCTGGGTGATTGTTCACTTATACCCATTCCTCAAGGGTCTTATGGGTAAGCAGAACCGCACACCGACAATTGTCATCGTCTGGGCTATTCTCCTTGCTTCAATTTTCTCCTTGCTGTGGGTTCGCGTTGATCCGTTTACCACCCGTGTCAGTGGCCCGAATATCCAAACCTGTGGCATCAACTGCTAG